One part of the Parambassis ranga chromosome 8, fParRan2.1, whole genome shotgun sequence genome encodes these proteins:
- the LOC114439863 gene encoding proton channel OTOP2-like isoform X1, with translation MCMCTGPPCNCLTSGNPCEPCRMTAKDRETEEAHLSNNINTPGGTGSVCEPDLNISSTEHGRDRGRNWGWMLSGIICINILMLGCALVSSAYSNVKISTPDLQIFLIIIILLTSVWMVYYTIYTARTEDAVVYKDSHAGPIWLRGGLVLFGILSIIMDIFKIASYVGYLHCDSAVKVAFPVVQLVFILVQTYFFWIHAKDCVQLQKNISRCGLMLTLSTNLALWMTTVAEESLHQTTVPDYPNNSTKLSGRSLYISRTGYGDNKCKCSHSSCSIFKEAYYYLYPFNIEYSLFASAMAYVMWKNAGRVTGGHAHHNIKFSLKDVVVGPVLGVLLVVSGLATFIVYEIAMKKDDDEKKDRAVMMHFVMNIVIVALMSVSTVIGSAVYKVDHREHVSEKNPTRSLDVGLLVGASLGQFILSYFSIVATVATSAKGYLNRLNLALAILMVVQLGLQNFFIIEGLHREPFHEVLPVTVLSNPYVLESGKDLSNIKGSVKDTKPSSEHTAHSLHGHIAEHRVKLSWKRRVLKEVCAFLLLGNIILWTMPAFGARPQFDHDTETKFYKFSMWAAIVNVGLPFGIFYRMHSVASLFEVFLTS, from the exons atgtgtaTGTGCACTGGTCCTCCTTGCAACTGTCTGACCAGTGGCAATCCCTGTGAACCATGCAGGATGACAGCCaaagacagggagacagaggaggcaCACCTGTccaacaacatcaacacaccGGGCGGGACGGGCAGCGTGTGTGAACCCGACCTGAACATCTCTTCCACGGAGCATGGGAGGGATCGGGGCCGAAACTGGGGCTGGATGCTCTCTGGGATCATCTGCATCAACATTTTGATGCTGGGTTGCGCCTTGGTGAGCAGTGCTTACAGCAATGTGAAAATCAGCACCCCTGACCTGCAGAttttcctcatcatcatcatcctcctaaCATCCGTCTGGATGGTGTACTACACCATCTACACAGCCAGGACGGAAGACGCTGTTGTTTACAAGGACAGCCATGCTGGACCCATATGGCTCAGGG GAGGACTTGTGCTGTTTGGCATTCTCAGTATTATCATGGACATCTTTAAGATAGCCAGCTATGTAGGATACCTGCACTGTGACTCTGCTGTTAAGGTGGCCTTCCCTGTGGTGCAGCTCGTTTTCATTCTTGTGCAG ACATACTTTTTTTGGATCCACGCCAAAGACTGTGTGCAGCTTCAAAAGAACATATCACG CTGTGGACTGATGCTTACCCTCTCCACAAATCTGGCTTTGTGGATGACTACAGTCGCTGAGGAGTCCCTACACCAAACGACTGTTCCTGACTATCCAAACAACAGCACTAAACTGTCTGGACGGAGCCTGTACATCAGTAGAA CGGGATATGGAGACAACAAGTGCAAGTGCAGCCACTCTTCATGCAGCATCTTCAAGGAAGCCTATTACTACTTGTATCCATTCAATATTGAGTACAGCCTATTTGCTTCTGCCATGGCATACGTCATGTGGAAAAATGCAGGCCGAGTGACAGGAGGGCATGCACACCACAACATTAAGTTTAGTCTGAAGGATGTGGTTGTCGGGCCGGTTCTGGGAGTCCTCCTAGTGGTTTCAGGCCTGGCAACCTTTATTGTGTATGAGATAGCAATGaaaaaagatgatgatgagaaaaAAGACAGAGCAGTGATGATGCACTTTGTGATGAATATAGTCATAGTGGCGCTGATGTCGGTTTCCACTGTGATCGGCAGTGCCGTCTACAAAGTGGACCACAGGGAACACGTGTCAGAGAAAAACCCCACTCGCAGCCTGGATGTGGGGCTGCTGGTGGGAGCCTCCCTGGGACAGTTCATCCTCAGCTACTTCTCTATAGTAGCCACAGTTGCAACTAGTGCCAAAGGCTACCTGAACAGGCTCAACCTGGCCTTGGCTATCCTGATGGTGGTCCAGCTTGGACTGCAGAACTTTTTTATAATAGAAGGTCTGCACCGGGAGCCCTTCCATGAGGTGCTTCCTGTCACTGTGCTTTCTAATCCCTATGTGCTTGAGTCAGGTAAAGATCTGAGCAACATAAAAGGATCAGTCAAGGACACAAAGCCCAGCTCTGAACACACGGCACACAGCCTGCATGGCCACATAGCCGAGCACAGAGTCAAACTGTCGTGGAAGCGGCGGGTGCTGAAGGAGGTCTGTGCATTCCTGCTGCTGGGCAACATCATA CTGTGGACCATGCCTGCGTTCGGCGCTCGTCCCCAGTTTGACCATGACACTGAAACTAAATTCTACAAGTTCAGCATGTGGGCAGCTATTGTGAATGTTGGACTTCCCTTTGGCATCTTTTATCGAATGCACTCCGTGGCCAGTCTGTTTGAGGTGTTCCTGACCTCATAG
- the LOC114439863 gene encoding proton channel OTOP2-like isoform X2, translating to MTAKDRETEEAHLSNNINTPGGTGSVCEPDLNISSTEHGRDRGRNWGWMLSGIICINILMLGCALVSSAYSNVKISTPDLQIFLIIIILLTSVWMVYYTIYTARTEDAVVYKDSHAGPIWLRGGLVLFGILSIIMDIFKIASYVGYLHCDSAVKVAFPVVQLVFILVQTYFFWIHAKDCVQLQKNISRCGLMLTLSTNLALWMTTVAEESLHQTTVPDYPNNSTKLSGRSLYISRTGYGDNKCKCSHSSCSIFKEAYYYLYPFNIEYSLFASAMAYVMWKNAGRVTGGHAHHNIKFSLKDVVVGPVLGVLLVVSGLATFIVYEIAMKKDDDEKKDRAVMMHFVMNIVIVALMSVSTVIGSAVYKVDHREHVSEKNPTRSLDVGLLVGASLGQFILSYFSIVATVATSAKGYLNRLNLALAILMVVQLGLQNFFIIEGLHREPFHEVLPVTVLSNPYVLESGKDLSNIKGSVKDTKPSSEHTAHSLHGHIAEHRVKLSWKRRVLKEVCAFLLLGNIILWTMPAFGARPQFDHDTETKFYKFSMWAAIVNVGLPFGIFYRMHSVASLFEVFLTS from the exons ATGACAGCCaaagacagggagacagaggaggcaCACCTGTccaacaacatcaacacaccGGGCGGGACGGGCAGCGTGTGTGAACCCGACCTGAACATCTCTTCCACGGAGCATGGGAGGGATCGGGGCCGAAACTGGGGCTGGATGCTCTCTGGGATCATCTGCATCAACATTTTGATGCTGGGTTGCGCCTTGGTGAGCAGTGCTTACAGCAATGTGAAAATCAGCACCCCTGACCTGCAGAttttcctcatcatcatcatcctcctaaCATCCGTCTGGATGGTGTACTACACCATCTACACAGCCAGGACGGAAGACGCTGTTGTTTACAAGGACAGCCATGCTGGACCCATATGGCTCAGGG GAGGACTTGTGCTGTTTGGCATTCTCAGTATTATCATGGACATCTTTAAGATAGCCAGCTATGTAGGATACCTGCACTGTGACTCTGCTGTTAAGGTGGCCTTCCCTGTGGTGCAGCTCGTTTTCATTCTTGTGCAG ACATACTTTTTTTGGATCCACGCCAAAGACTGTGTGCAGCTTCAAAAGAACATATCACG CTGTGGACTGATGCTTACCCTCTCCACAAATCTGGCTTTGTGGATGACTACAGTCGCTGAGGAGTCCCTACACCAAACGACTGTTCCTGACTATCCAAACAACAGCACTAAACTGTCTGGACGGAGCCTGTACATCAGTAGAA CGGGATATGGAGACAACAAGTGCAAGTGCAGCCACTCTTCATGCAGCATCTTCAAGGAAGCCTATTACTACTTGTATCCATTCAATATTGAGTACAGCCTATTTGCTTCTGCCATGGCATACGTCATGTGGAAAAATGCAGGCCGAGTGACAGGAGGGCATGCACACCACAACATTAAGTTTAGTCTGAAGGATGTGGTTGTCGGGCCGGTTCTGGGAGTCCTCCTAGTGGTTTCAGGCCTGGCAACCTTTATTGTGTATGAGATAGCAATGaaaaaagatgatgatgagaaaaAAGACAGAGCAGTGATGATGCACTTTGTGATGAATATAGTCATAGTGGCGCTGATGTCGGTTTCCACTGTGATCGGCAGTGCCGTCTACAAAGTGGACCACAGGGAACACGTGTCAGAGAAAAACCCCACTCGCAGCCTGGATGTGGGGCTGCTGGTGGGAGCCTCCCTGGGACAGTTCATCCTCAGCTACTTCTCTATAGTAGCCACAGTTGCAACTAGTGCCAAAGGCTACCTGAACAGGCTCAACCTGGCCTTGGCTATCCTGATGGTGGTCCAGCTTGGACTGCAGAACTTTTTTATAATAGAAGGTCTGCACCGGGAGCCCTTCCATGAGGTGCTTCCTGTCACTGTGCTTTCTAATCCCTATGTGCTTGAGTCAGGTAAAGATCTGAGCAACATAAAAGGATCAGTCAAGGACACAAAGCCCAGCTCTGAACACACGGCACACAGCCTGCATGGCCACATAGCCGAGCACAGAGTCAAACTGTCGTGGAAGCGGCGGGTGCTGAAGGAGGTCTGTGCATTCCTGCTGCTGGGCAACATCATA CTGTGGACCATGCCTGCGTTCGGCGCTCGTCCCCAGTTTGACCATGACACTGAAACTAAATTCTACAAGTTCAGCATGTGGGCAGCTATTGTGAATGTTGGACTTCCCTTTGGCATCTTTTATCGAATGCACTCCGTGGCCAGTCTGTTTGAGGTGTTCCTGACCTCATAG